One segment of Pirellulales bacterium DNA contains the following:
- a CDS encoding glycosyltransferase family 4 protein: MRVCLYTDSALPLLGGQEVVVDALARNFMALGHEPIVLAPPPRHLSMADHEFPYPVLRHPRFISTRHFMEWYKHWLGRAHRQHRFDVLHCHSIYPCGYLAALCQGSLGIPTVITSHGGDVHLSGYRLSKPGMPARYARSIAAADALISISRFTYDGILQLCPTARNIVSIPNGVHLEPFLHQATRSEQLDRRIQRGEYFLFIGRLHERKGVDVLLDAMALLPARRRGLLVIAGDGDERDALEAQSARLKLQNHVRFVGAAKGSTKTWLLQNARFVVTPSRTWEAFGLVVLESYAAGRAVITTMLPGMMDLVMPGETGLLVPPESPAELAQAVGTLWEDEALAQRCGERAKRVAQSYGWPTIAERHLDLYNELIGAPALRLAA, from the coding sequence ATGCGCGTCTGTCTGTACACGGATTCGGCGCTTCCGCTCTTGGGAGGCCAGGAAGTCGTCGTCGACGCCTTGGCTCGCAACTTCATGGCTCTCGGGCACGAGCCGATCGTGCTGGCGCCGCCACCGCGGCATTTGTCGATGGCCGACCACGAGTTTCCTTACCCGGTGCTGCGTCATCCACGCTTCATCTCGACGCGCCATTTCATGGAGTGGTACAAGCATTGGCTCGGTCGCGCGCATCGGCAGCATCGTTTTGACGTCCTGCACTGCCATTCGATCTATCCGTGCGGTTACCTAGCCGCGCTGTGCCAGGGGAGCCTGGGCATACCGACCGTGATCACCAGCCACGGCGGCGACGTACACCTGTCGGGGTACCGCTTATCGAAGCCGGGCATGCCGGCGCGCTACGCGCGCAGCATCGCGGCGGCCGATGCCTTGATCTCGATCAGCCGCTTTACGTACGACGGCATTTTGCAACTCTGCCCGACGGCGCGAAACATCGTCTCGATACCCAACGGCGTGCACCTCGAACCGTTTTTGCACCAGGCCACGCGTTCCGAGCAGCTCGACCGCCGCATCCAGCGCGGGGAGTACTTCCTGTTCATCGGACGGCTGCACGAGCGCAAAGGTGTCGACGTCCTGCTCGATGCCATGGCGCTGCTTCCCGCGCGGCGCCGCGGATTGCTGGTCATCGCCGGCGACGGCGACGAACGCGACGCGCTCGAAGCGCAGAGCGCCCGCTTGAAACTGCAGAACCACGTTCGTTTCGTCGGCGCGGCCAAGGGAAGCACCAAGACGTGGCTGTTGCAAAACGCGCGCTTCGTGGTCACACCGTCGCGCACCTGGGAGGCTTTCGGCCTGGTCGTGCTGGAAAGCTACGCCGCGGGACGGGCCGTGATTACGACCATGCTGCCCGGCATGATGGACCTGGTCATGCCCGGCGAAACGGGCCTGTTGGTGCCGCCCGAATCTCCGGCCGAATTGGCGCAGGCCGTGGGCACCTTGTGGGAGGACGAGGCGCTCGCCCAGCGCTGTGGCGAGCGGGCCAAGCGCGTGGCGCAGAGTTATGGCTGGCCGACGATCGCCGAGCGCCATCTGGATCTGTACAACGAGCTCATCGGTGCGCCAGCGCTGCGATTGGCGGCGTAG